The Pan troglodytes isolate AG18354 chromosome 7, NHGRI_mPanTro3-v2.0_pri, whole genome shotgun sequence genome has a window encoding:
- the POLR2K gene encoding DNA-directed RNA polymerases I, II, and III subunit RPABC4, producing the protein MDTQKDVQPPKQQPMIYICGECHTENEIKSRDPIRCRECGYRIMYKKRTKRLVVFDAR; encoded by the exons ATGGACACCCAGAAGGACGTTCAACCTCCAAAGCAGCAACCAATGATATATATCTGTGGAG agtgtcacacagaaaatgaaataaaatctagGGATCCAATCAGATGCAGAGAATGTGGATACAGAATAATGTACAAGAAAAGGACTAAAAGAT TGGTCGTTTTTGATGCTCGATGA